The following are encoded together in the Trichocoleus sp. FACHB-46 genome:
- a CDS encoding OmpA family protein: MPASYRFQSAALLGLWVGLTEIAIAPSVTAAPSSETNPSPAPHLRVVVNSNQDGPIQPDTAITLREAIALTNGTLERDRLSTEEQAQVTALSADAPSRIEFSLPAEQTTIRLTSVLPPLARPGLVIDGSTQPGYDAEKSATAEISIPIPVVAITPAEGQEVFRGLTVVADNVTIRGLSLYGFNSRRQVPASTPPADIFIAHRLPPPDTSQQQPPNANFPFGAEDKPPQNVTIENNWLGLTINEQMPTNPSAFGVSVFNGVGTVIRRNRIANHEGSGIITAVRAENTQVTENIIVGNGIAGMPDAIRLEGVIDRSQITANLICGNDGSGIYLFKPDGSVQIQANQIKLNGRRLRRAAVYLMGNQHQVIKNQISYQTGPGVVVTSYPKSDRNLIQDNEFAALEGLSIDLNTQQNVGVQDYQRGDGPNPPRNSGNRRLDTGNSAINAPQWLSSEFVLLNDQVNVDGKADPGTQVEIYRVEARSQESGVKSKAINLFPGYAPLSKAIATATANEKGRFSATLTNVQPGEQISAIATDSRYGTSEPAANATIRTTQGAAAPPTSPTPVTEVPRCTTPPVAQVPPTPPVEPTPTPPPIRLRVPRNIHFALDKDIVSPESAAVLNQIAEVLREYPFIVVDIEGHTDPRASDAYNLDLGRRRALAARNYLLRRGVAPERLTIRSLGETQRKTTGASRVDYARDRRAEFTFQDIRGVDIIFESQEEDLQIEPGGSR; this comes from the coding sequence ATGCCTGCATCCTACCGCTTCCAATCGGCTGCTCTCCTAGGACTTTGGGTTGGCCTCACAGAAATTGCGATCGCGCCCAGCGTCACAGCTGCTCCCAGCTCTGAGACTAATCCCTCACCTGCGCCACATTTACGGGTAGTGGTCAACAGCAATCAAGATGGGCCGATCCAGCCAGATACAGCCATAACCCTGCGAGAAGCGATCGCCCTAACGAATGGCACCCTGGAGCGCGATCGCTTGAGTACCGAAGAACAAGCTCAAGTCACAGCCCTAAGTGCCGATGCCCCTTCCCGCATCGAGTTCAGCTTACCTGCCGAGCAAACAACAATTCGTCTCACTTCAGTTCTACCACCGCTCGCTCGCCCTGGCTTAGTTATCGATGGCAGCACGCAACCCGGATATGATGCAGAAAAATCGGCTACGGCTGAAATCAGCATTCCGATCCCAGTAGTCGCTATTACTCCCGCGGAGGGTCAGGAAGTCTTTCGGGGGCTAACTGTCGTTGCGGACAATGTGACGATTCGCGGCCTCAGCCTTTACGGATTCAACTCCCGTCGTCAAGTACCCGCCAGCACTCCGCCTGCCGATATTTTTATTGCACACCGTTTACCACCCCCAGACACCAGCCAGCAGCAACCTCCCAACGCCAACTTCCCGTTTGGTGCTGAAGACAAACCGCCGCAGAACGTCACGATTGAGAACAACTGGTTAGGCCTAACCATTAATGAACAGATGCCTACCAATCCCTCAGCGTTTGGTGTTTCTGTGTTTAACGGAGTCGGCACCGTGATTCGGCGCAACCGGATTGCCAACCATGAAGGCAGTGGCATTATTACGGCGGTGCGGGCGGAGAATACCCAAGTTACAGAAAACATTATTGTGGGCAACGGTATTGCGGGGATGCCCGACGCGATTCGCTTGGAAGGTGTGATCGATCGCTCCCAAATTACGGCTAACTTGATTTGCGGCAACGATGGCAGTGGCATTTACTTGTTTAAGCCTGATGGATCAGTCCAGATTCAAGCCAACCAAATTAAGCTCAATGGACGACGGTTGCGGCGAGCCGCAGTCTATTTAATGGGCAATCAGCATCAAGTGATCAAGAACCAGATTAGCTACCAAACGGGGCCTGGAGTCGTAGTCACTTCTTACCCCAAGAGCGATCGCAACTTGATTCAAGACAACGAATTTGCCGCCTTAGAAGGACTCAGCATTGATCTGAACACGCAGCAGAACGTAGGCGTGCAAGACTATCAGCGTGGTGATGGTCCCAATCCCCCCCGCAATTCGGGCAATCGCCGCTTAGATACGGGGAACTCAGCCATTAATGCCCCTCAGTGGCTCAGTTCCGAATTCGTTCTGCTCAATGATCAAGTAAATGTGGATGGCAAAGCCGATCCGGGTACTCAAGTCGAGATTTATCGAGTTGAAGCCAGGAGCCAGGAGTCAGGAGTAAAGAGCAAAGCCATTAATCTGTTTCCGGGTTATGCACCCTTAAGCAAAGCGATCGCCACCGCAACAGCCAACGAAAAAGGTCGATTTAGCGCCACCTTGACCAACGTGCAGCCCGGCGAGCAAATTAGCGCGATCGCCACAGATAGCCGTTACGGGACCTCCGAGCCAGCCGCCAACGCCACTATCCGCACCACTCAAGGTGCTGCGGCTCCTCCCACATCACCTACGCCAGTTACAGAAGTGCCCCGTTGCACCACTCCCCCCGTGGCTCAGGTGCCACCCACACCTCCAGTAGAACCTACACCAACTCCACCTCCCATTCGGTTGCGCGTACCTAGAAACATCCACTTTGCTCTCGACAAAGATATTGTCAGCCCAGAGAGCGCGGCAGTGCTCAATCAAATCGCTGAGGTGCTGCGAGAATATCCTTTCATCGTGGTGGATATTGAAGGCCACACTGACCCTCGGGCTAGCGATGCCTACAACTTAGATCTGGGTCGTCGTCGAGCTTTAGCAGCCAGAAATTATTTACTCCGTCGAGGCGTTGCACCAGAACGGTTGACCATTCGTTCTTTGGGCGAAACCCAACGTAAAACTACTGGTGCCAGTCGCGTAGATTACGCTCGCGATCGCCGAGCCGAATTTACCTTCCAAGACATACGCGGTGTAGACATCATCTTTGAGTCTCAAGAAGAAGACTTGCAAATTGAACCTGGGGGTAGCAGGTAA
- a CDS encoding S-layer homology domain-containing protein, which produces MLRAVWQHWVQKETVSYVRTVATCTLLALVGAGLTPEAKADVVVPLASVPEPGSSVVSTNAADLVTTPAIAPPESASVTEFAATALPDAQLGWSSASVESAVTINDLVPAPDVTDKSVSVSDSQSAVVASEADRPETPVVAAQPKQLTAAEPTAITPSPKTRAETLRPELAPQRRESNPAIAPVSSSRSEYQVAQVSSFSDIQGHWAQSVIESLASRDVVRGFPDGTFRPDITVTRAQFSAIVRQAFQVQPVRTSVQFSDVSTNYWAYSAIDEAYRSGFVSASGNNVFLPDQGISRNQALVGLVNGLKLTSESTSADILETYFEDAAQVSTAERTDLAIATDKRLVVSYPNVRALNPQQLATRAEVAAFIYQALVQTGEVSALDASTTAAQYIAGAATTAETPTTSPAQTLPTTPTTAAAPSEETIQDLQTRLQAVQTESENFGNVFEGSPALSIANPVGFGADNGTGFISATYQERTRYGDKDDAAVGFGVGLGDARRNVGVELSYTLASFGGNRDFGTGGFNVKLHRAFSEDFAAALGWDGFITIGDEFNEDFKDSIYAVATKIFRTRPDLNTPFSRVALTGGIGNGRFRTEDDVFEDKDNFNVFGSLAVRVVRPVSALVEWTGEDLAAGLSIVPFKNQSLVITPAVRDIAGAGDGARFVVGLGYSWKF; this is translated from the coding sequence TTGTTGCGTGCTGTTTGGCAACATTGGGTGCAAAAAGAGACGGTGAGTTATGTTCGCACCGTGGCTACCTGTACATTGTTAGCTTTAGTAGGAGCTGGCTTAACGCCAGAAGCTAAGGCAGATGTGGTCGTTCCATTGGCATCAGTCCCAGAACCTGGCAGCTCTGTCGTTTCAACTAACGCGGCTGATTTAGTCACCACACCCGCGATCGCGCCTCCAGAAAGTGCTTCGGTTACTGAATTTGCAGCCACAGCTCTTCCAGATGCCCAGCTAGGTTGGTCATCTGCATCAGTGGAGTCAGCCGTAACGATCAATGATTTAGTTCCAGCACCGGATGTAACTGACAAATCTGTGTCAGTCTCCGACTCTCAATCCGCAGTGGTTGCTTCAGAGGCCGATCGCCCTGAAACTCCGGTTGTGGCGGCACAACCGAAACAACTAACTGCTGCTGAACCAACCGCAATTACGCCTAGCCCTAAAACTAGAGCAGAAACTCTAAGACCTGAGTTGGCACCTCAGCGTCGTGAATCTAACCCTGCGATCGCACCTGTATCCAGCTCTAGAAGCGAATATCAGGTAGCCCAAGTTAGCTCGTTTTCAGATATTCAAGGCCACTGGGCGCAAAGCGTGATTGAATCGTTGGCATCCAGGGATGTGGTGCGTGGCTTTCCCGATGGCACCTTTCGACCCGACATTACAGTGACCAGAGCCCAATTTTCTGCGATCGTGCGGCAAGCCTTCCAAGTGCAACCCGTCCGTACCTCGGTACAGTTTTCGGATGTATCCACGAACTACTGGGCTTACAGCGCCATCGACGAAGCCTACCGTTCTGGGTTCGTCTCCGCATCTGGCAACAATGTGTTTCTTCCCGACCAGGGTATCTCCCGCAACCAAGCGCTGGTGGGCTTAGTCAATGGCTTGAAATTGACCTCGGAGTCAACCAGTGCCGATATTTTAGAAACTTATTTCGAAGATGCGGCCCAGGTGTCAACGGCAGAGCGAACTGATTTAGCGATCGCAACTGACAAGCGCTTGGTTGTCAGTTATCCAAACGTGAGAGCGCTGAACCCGCAGCAATTAGCCACTAGAGCTGAGGTAGCGGCTTTTATTTACCAAGCCTTAGTGCAAACAGGTGAAGTATCAGCGCTGGATGCAAGCACCACAGCAGCCCAATACATTGCTGGCGCAGCAACTACGGCTGAAACCCCTACCACTTCACCCGCGCAGACATTGCCAACCACGCCGACGACAGCAGCAGCTCCTTCCGAGGAAACGATTCAAGACTTGCAGACTCGCTTGCAAGCTGTGCAAACTGAGTCAGAAAATTTCGGCAATGTCTTTGAAGGATCGCCAGCTCTCAGCATTGCTAACCCGGTAGGCTTTGGAGCTGATAACGGCACTGGCTTTATCAGTGCTACCTATCAAGAACGCACTCGCTACGGTGACAAAGATGATGCCGCAGTTGGGTTTGGTGTAGGTTTAGGAGATGCCCGGAGAAATGTAGGCGTTGAGTTGTCCTATACGCTGGCTAGCTTTGGAGGCAACCGAGACTTTGGCACTGGTGGATTCAATGTGAAACTTCACCGCGCCTTCTCTGAAGACTTTGCTGCTGCTTTGGGCTGGGATGGGTTCATCACGATTGGTGACGAATTCAACGAAGACTTTAAAGACTCGATTTATGCAGTCGCAACTAAAATCTTCCGAACTCGCCCAGATTTGAACACGCCATTCAGCCGAGTTGCTCTCACGGGAGGGATTGGCAATGGTCGTTTCCGAACGGAAGATGATGTGTTTGAAGATAAAGATAACTTCAACGTCTTTGGCAGCTTGGCCGTGAGAGTTGTTCGCCCTGTGAGTGCCTTAGTGGAATGGACAGGCGAAGACTTAGCGGCAGGTCTTTCAATTGTGCCATTCAAAAATCAAAGCTTGGTAATCACTCCAGCCGTGAGAGATATTGCTGGTGCAGGCGATGGGGCTCGCTTTGTAGTAGGACTGGGATATTCCTGGAAGTTTTAG
- a CDS encoding glycosyltransferase family 1 protein: MKVLYDISVLGAGYYHPRARTGIFRVVENIAYGLASSKECDLSFCAGESFQQLNCSLDYLKFSSLFKEISLPETDIIKIKRGLDTKICDLNLEISNIGNEAQLRLLYLKIWRKLLYSTDKIIGDKSNYLICPKSLEQTDIFHSPFYPIPEQIRQRKNKYVFLTVYDLIPIMFPQFFEFNEDHLLKKILDSLAPESWVICISDSTKNDLCNKFPEIDPLRVFVTPLAASELFYPCNDPEQISSIRKKYNLPEAPYILSLSTLEPRKNIDHTIRCFVKLSQQEHIKDLYLVLVGTKGWDYSKIFDEISHHQYLKDRIIVTGYVADEDLAALYSGAMAFVYPSFYEGFGLPPLEAMQCGVPVITSNTSSLPEVVGDAGIMVSPTDADALCQSMLEIYNNPSLRETMSLSSIERSKQFSWEKCTQETINAYKTALSS, translated from the coding sequence ATGAAAGTTTTATATGATATATCAGTACTTGGAGCAGGCTACTATCATCCTCGTGCCCGAACTGGAATCTTTAGAGTTGTTGAAAATATAGCTTATGGGCTGGCCTCTTCAAAAGAGTGTGATTTGTCCTTTTGCGCTGGTGAGTCATTTCAACAACTGAACTGTTCTTTAGATTACCTGAAATTTAGCTCGCTATTTAAAGAGATATCTCTTCCTGAGACAGATATCATAAAGATTAAGAGAGGTCTTGATACTAAAATTTGTGACCTTAATTTAGAAATTAGTAATATTGGTAATGAGGCACAACTAAGGCTTTTATACCTAAAGATCTGGAGAAAATTACTCTACAGTACAGATAAGATAATTGGCGACAAATCAAATTATCTGATTTGTCCTAAAAGCTTAGAGCAGACAGACATATTTCACTCGCCTTTTTATCCTATACCTGAACAAATCAGACAAAGAAAAAACAAATATGTGTTTCTCACAGTTTATGATCTAATTCCCATTATGTTTCCACAGTTTTTTGAGTTCAACGAAGATCATCTTCTTAAGAAAATTTTAGATAGTCTCGCTCCAGAGAGCTGGGTTATCTGCATATCAGATAGTACAAAAAACGATCTGTGTAATAAATTTCCCGAAATTGATCCTTTAAGAGTTTTTGTAACACCCTTAGCTGCATCAGAGCTTTTTTATCCTTGTAATGATCCTGAGCAGATTTCATCAATAAGAAAAAAATACAATCTTCCTGAAGCACCTTATATTTTAAGTTTAAGTACATTAGAACCTCGAAAGAACATTGATCACACTATCCGATGTTTTGTAAAATTATCGCAACAAGAACATATTAAAGATCTATATCTTGTTCTAGTTGGTACCAAAGGTTGGGATTACAGCAAAATCTTTGATGAAATATCTCACCATCAGTATTTAAAAGACCGCATTATTGTGACTGGATACGTAGCTGATGAAGATTTAGCTGCCCTATATAGTGGAGCTATGGCATTTGTTTACCCCTCTTTTTATGAAGGGTTTGGCCTTCCACCTTTGGAAGCAATGCAGTGCGGTGTTCCAGTAATCACTTCCAATACATCCTCCCTACCAGAAGTGGTTGGTGATGCAGGGATAATGGTTTCCCCTACAGATGCCGATGCACTATGTCAAAGTATGCTTGAGATTTATAATAATCCTTCTCTAAGAGAGACTATGTCTTTGAGTTCGATAGAGCGCTCAAAACAGTTTAGCTGGGAAAAGTGTACTCAAGAAACCATTAACGCTTACAAAACAGCTTTAAGCAGTTAG
- a CDS encoding M23 family metallopeptidase, translating into MTIPSSNCRPLQLLLTASLTIGSLAAGLLDPAIATPQNYRIQVTTNSATGSIKLIQVPVPSYPVAASRPSSSKPNFAWPTDSSLQAGYIWPVKGVVTSRFGPRWGRMHNGIDIAGPVGAPIQAAADGIVISAGWNQGGYGNLVKIQHLNGSVTFYAHNQRILVQQGQQVRQGQIIAELGSTGNSTGPHCHFEIRPQGQSAVNPIAYLPSTVAQQFTH; encoded by the coding sequence ATGACGATCCCATCCTCAAACTGCCGTCCCCTGCAATTGCTACTAACTGCATCATTAACGATAGGTAGCTTAGCAGCCGGATTGCTAGATCCAGCGATCGCAACTCCCCAAAATTACCGGATTCAAGTTACTACCAATTCAGCCACTGGCTCCATCAAACTGATTCAAGTACCAGTGCCAAGTTATCCTGTCGCGGCCTCTAGACCATCCAGTTCGAAGCCCAATTTTGCTTGGCCCACAGATTCCTCCCTCCAAGCAGGTTATATTTGGCCCGTCAAAGGCGTCGTCACCTCTAGATTTGGTCCACGTTGGGGTCGCATGCACAATGGCATCGATATTGCTGGCCCTGTTGGTGCGCCGATTCAAGCAGCAGCAGATGGAATTGTGATCAGTGCTGGCTGGAACCAGGGTGGGTACGGCAACTTAGTCAAAATCCAACACCTGAATGGCAGCGTCACCTTTTACGCTCATAATCAGAGAATTTTGGTGCAGCAAGGCCAGCAGGTGCGGCAAGGCCAAATCATCGCTGAGCTAGGCAGTACAGGTAATAGTACTGGCCCTCATTGCCACTTCGAAATTCGCCCCCAAGGACAAAGCGCTGTTAATCCGATCGCCTATCTTCCCAGTACGGTGGCTCAGCAATTCACTCACTAA
- the gcvT gene encoding glycine cleavage system aminomethyltransferase GcvT, translated as MASLSDANNAATPLPLARTPLFEHAVALKARMTAFSGWEMPVQYVGIAQEHQAVRQQAGMFDISHMGKFVLKGHQVIEQLQRLVPSDLARLQPGAAQYTVLLTPEAGIVDDLIVYYQGEDAAGQPTVVLIVNAGTTLKDKTWLTEHLDLGQVDFQDLSTEKALIAVQGPQAIACLQPLVEADLSAVKPFGHLAAPVLGQLGFLARTGYTGEDGFEVMVDAAAGVELWRSLLAAGVTPCGLGCRDTLRLEAAMALYGQDIDETTTPLEAGLGWLVHLDTKGDFIGRSVLEQQKQAGVQRRLVGLRMAGRNIARHGYPVVHERQTVGEVTSGSWSPTLEQAIALAYVPVALSKVGQQLNVEIRGKFYSGEVVKRPFYRRQASL; from the coding sequence GTGGCCTCATTAAGCGATGCAAACAATGCTGCAACTCCTCTGCCCTTGGCCCGGACCCCACTATTTGAGCATGCCGTAGCCCTGAAAGCTCGCATGACTGCCTTTTCTGGCTGGGAGATGCCTGTGCAGTATGTCGGCATTGCTCAAGAACACCAAGCGGTGCGGCAGCAAGCGGGAATGTTTGACATCTCCCACATGGGCAAATTTGTGCTGAAGGGCCACCAAGTAATTGAGCAACTCCAGCGTTTAGTGCCCTCAGATCTAGCTCGGCTCCAACCTGGTGCCGCCCAATATACCGTTTTGCTCACGCCAGAAGCGGGTATTGTGGATGATTTGATTGTGTATTACCAAGGAGAAGATGCAGCAGGGCAACCAACGGTAGTGCTAATTGTCAATGCGGGCACCACGTTAAAAGATAAAACTTGGTTGACCGAGCATCTGGATTTGGGCCAGGTGGATTTTCAAGACCTGTCTACAGAAAAAGCCCTGATTGCCGTACAAGGCCCTCAAGCGATCGCCTGTCTCCAACCCTTAGTTGAAGCCGACTTGAGTGCCGTTAAGCCCTTTGGTCATTTAGCAGCTCCAGTCTTGGGTCAACTCGGTTTCCTCGCTCGCACAGGCTATACCGGAGAAGATGGTTTTGAAGTCATGGTTGATGCAGCGGCAGGTGTAGAACTATGGCGATCGCTGCTGGCGGCAGGTGTGACTCCTTGTGGCTTGGGCTGTCGGGACACCTTGCGTTTAGAGGCGGCAATGGCCCTCTACGGCCAAGATATTGACGAAACCACCACACCCTTAGAAGCAGGTTTGGGCTGGTTGGTGCATCTAGACACTAAAGGCGACTTTATCGGGCGATCGGTGTTGGAGCAACAGAAGCAAGCAGGTGTGCAACGGCGCTTAGTAGGGCTGAGGATGGCAGGGCGCAATATTGCGCGGCATGGCTATCCGGTGGTGCATGAGAGACAAACGGTGGGCGAGGTAACTAGTGGTAGTTGGTCACCCACTTTAGAGCAAGCGATCGCGCTGGCTTATGTCCCCGTAGCTTTGAGCAAAGTGGGGCAGCAACTCAATGTAGAGATTCGCGGCAAATTCTATTCAGGGGAAGTGGTAAAGCGCCCCTTTTATCGGCGACAAGCCAGTCTGTGA
- a CDS encoding ABC transporter ATP-binding protein encodes MSDTVIRVENLGKKYIIGRQKQERYLTLRDAIAQTARSVGQHFLPSKHKEKPRLDQEEFWALKDVSFEIKQGDRVGFIGQNGAGKSTLLKILSRITEPTKGSIRIQGRVASLLEVGTGFHAELTGRENIYLNGAILGMSRVEIKKKFDEIIYFAEVERFLDTPVKHYSSGMYVRLAFSVAAHLEPEILIVDEVLAVGDAQFQKKCLGKMENVAKEGRTILFVSHNMAAIRSLCSRALLMKRGQLITDSDFETAISNYLSEGDTSDATVVWNQYDAPQSPEIRFTKAYILNDKGQYASSLDCRKEFSVVVEYEVIKPLDDLRIGFFMQNLEGVPICGSNDPNAWPATLRNPGYYISKCTFPGYLLNAAKYSVFFGADIPPYTSPLVTTPYCLSFTIEDVEGHGSRSEKLPGIIRPKLNWNVKQLTEV; translated from the coding sequence ATGTCTGATACGGTGATCCGGGTTGAGAACTTAGGTAAAAAATATATTATCGGTCGCCAGAAACAGGAAAGATACCTGACTTTACGAGATGCGATCGCTCAAACAGCTCGGTCAGTGGGTCAGCATTTTTTACCATCTAAGCACAAAGAAAAGCCACGACTTGATCAAGAAGAGTTTTGGGCGCTTAAAGATGTCTCTTTTGAAATTAAGCAAGGCGATCGCGTCGGTTTCATTGGCCAAAATGGTGCAGGAAAATCAACGCTTCTAAAAATTCTGAGTCGAATTACAGAACCAACAAAAGGTAGTATTCGAATTCAAGGTCGAGTAGCTAGTTTATTGGAAGTGGGAACAGGCTTTCACGCAGAATTAACTGGGCGGGAGAACATCTATCTCAACGGTGCAATTCTGGGAATGAGCAGGGTGGAAATTAAAAAGAAATTTGATGAAATTATTTATTTTGCTGAAGTTGAAAGGTTTTTAGACACACCAGTTAAGCATTATTCTTCTGGAATGTATGTGCGTCTTGCCTTTTCAGTTGCTGCCCACTTAGAGCCAGAGATTTTGATTGTGGATGAGGTGCTGGCGGTAGGGGACGCTCAATTCCAGAAAAAGTGTTTAGGAAAAATGGAGAATGTAGCGAAGGAAGGGCGAACTATTCTTTTTGTTAGCCATAATATGGCAGCAATCAGATCTCTCTGTAGTCGAGCACTTTTGATGAAGAGGGGACAGCTTATTACAGATTCTGATTTTGAGACTGCTATTAGTAATTACTTATCAGAAGGAGATACATCTGATGCGACAGTCGTATGGAACCAATACGATGCACCTCAATCTCCAGAAATTCGCTTTACTAAGGCCTATATATTGAATGATAAAGGTCAGTATGCCTCTTCTTTAGATTGTCGCAAAGAATTTTCTGTTGTTGTAGAGTACGAAGTCATTAAACCTTTAGATGATTTAAGAATTGGCTTCTTCATGCAAAATTTAGAAGGAGTTCCTATATGTGGTTCTAATGATCCAAATGCCTGGCCAGCCACTCTAAGAAACCCAGGTTATTACATTAGCAAATGTACGTTCCCCGGCTATCTTCTCAATGCTGCCAAATATTCGGTTTTTTTTGGCGCAGATATACCACCTTATACAAGCCCTCTTGTAACAACTCCGTACTGTTTAAGTTTCACCATTGAAGATGTGGAGGGTCATGGGTCACGCAGTGAAAAACTTCCTGGAATTATACGACCCAAGCTTAATTGGAACGTAAAACAGTTGACCGAAGTATAA
- a CDS encoding bifunctional 2-polyprenyl-6-hydroxyphenol methylase/3-demethylubiquinol 3-O-methyltransferase UbiG yields the protein MDELYSLENAQKFNWSSVNGNLNPERVSHLEKYLIGKKILDAGCGGGAYVEFLAQKGLEITGVDKYTQFLQLAKEEGRIGTYVQEDITSLPFPDKAFECTYCFDVLEHVNDMLAIQELARVTTKRLIIAVPKEDEIMNKFNLTFLHYQDKTHLRNYTESSLRKLLSGIDCCNIRIFPELAIPTRNLVRQVIQLDVDSFTKKYMKSSLAKIKLKQIVGFGASKSQSLYQEFYDFLTNELLDKASYQDIPTGLVAVVDLASL from the coding sequence ATGGATGAACTTTACTCACTTGAAAATGCCCAAAAATTCAACTGGTCTTCTGTCAATGGCAACTTAAATCCTGAACGGGTATCACACCTTGAAAAGTATTTAATAGGTAAAAAAATTCTTGATGCCGGATGCGGTGGTGGTGCCTATGTAGAATTCTTGGCTCAAAAAGGGTTAGAGATTACAGGCGTTGACAAATATACTCAGTTTTTACAATTAGCAAAAGAAGAAGGTCGGATAGGAACTTACGTCCAAGAGGATATAACTAGTCTTCCCTTTCCTGATAAAGCATTTGAATGCACATATTGTTTTGATGTTCTAGAACATGTAAATGACATGCTGGCTATTCAGGAATTAGCTAGAGTGACTACTAAGCGATTAATCATCGCAGTACCGAAGGAAGATGAGATTATGAATAAATTTAATCTTACGTTTTTACATTATCAAGATAAAACCCACTTAAGGAACTATACGGAAAGTTCTTTAAGAAAACTACTTAGTGGTATTGATTGTTGCAATATTAGGATTTTCCCTGAACTTGCTATACCTACACGAAATTTAGTGAGACAAGTAATTCAACTTGATGTTGATAGTTTTACTAAAAAATATATGAAATCTTCATTGGCTAAAATTAAATTGAAACAAATAGTTGGATTTGGTGCTTCAAAATCACAATCTCTCTATCAAGAATTTTATGATTTTTTGACCAATGAACTGCTTGATAAAGCTTCATATCAAGATATACCTACCGGATTAGTTGCTGTCGTAGACTTAGCTTCTTTGTAG